The Vicinamibacterales bacterium genome has a window encoding:
- a CDS encoding YfiR family protein — translation MTTARRGHLGAPGLAGIVMATCLLTPVMAVDLHAQVAPGAAVKAAFIYNFAKFTEWPALAPGLPIVVCIVGDDGIGAAFAETVRGQSINGHSLELGRPKDSTEWPGCQVLFVAEAQIRQATSGLTAVRTAPVLTVSDNRGFAESGGIIELYVESGRMRFAINVDAVERSGPRLSSRLLGLAKVIRDRSSQ, via the coding sequence ATGACGACCGCCAGGCGTGGGCATCTCGGGGCGCCCGGCCTTGCCGGCATCGTGATGGCCACCTGCCTGCTCACGCCCGTGATGGCGGTCGACCTTCACGCCCAGGTCGCGCCGGGCGCAGCCGTCAAGGCGGCCTTCATCTACAACTTTGCCAAGTTTACGGAATGGCCGGCGCTGGCGCCGGGCCTACCGATCGTCGTCTGCATTGTCGGGGACGACGGCATCGGTGCGGCGTTCGCCGAGACCGTCCGCGGACAGAGCATCAACGGCCACTCCCTCGAGCTCGGGCGGCCGAAGGACAGCACCGAGTGGCCCGGCTGCCAGGTGCTGTTCGTCGCCGAGGCCCAGATCCGCCAGGCGACGAGCGGACTGACCGCGGTCCGGACGGCGCCGGTCCTGACGGTCAGCGACAACCGAGGCTTCGCGGAATCGGGTGGCATCATCGAGCTCTACGTCGAAAGCGGACGCATGCGCTTCGCCATCAACGTGGACGCGGTCGAACGCTCGGGGCCCCGCCTCAGCTCGCGTCTGCTCGGGCTGGCCAAAGTCATTCGAGATCGCAGTAGTCAATAG